The Echinicola rosea genome has a segment encoding these proteins:
- the polA gene encoding DNA polymerase I, which produces MPSSDKKKLFLLDAMALIYRAHFAFSKNPRINSKGLNTGIMLGFTNTLLEVIEKQSPSHIAVAFDTAAPTFRHEQFEAYKANRQEQPEDITVGIPWVKQIVEGFNIPILELDGYEADDIIGTIAKKAEYKDFEVYMMTPDKDYGQLVEEHIFLYKPAFMGNAVDVMGPKEVCAKWEIEDPDQVRDILGLMGDAVDNIPGIPGIGEKTAKKLLKAYGTIEGLLEHVGDLKGKQKENVENFGQQGLLSKELATIKQDVPIEFDPKALEYDGPDEEKLKALFAEMEFRTLTQRVFGEKMKKPAVKVNEQLGLFTGPEDQAQEEEEIEEINPIPQPEQLASVASMVHAYHKVDGLEAIEELVEYLKLQEELCFDTETTDLDPNKAELVGLSFAYVAGEAFYIPVPADQEETKKLLEPLRGVFENEAVTKIGQNLKYDALVLKNYDIGLKGKLYDTMLAHYLIEPEGKHNMDWLAEHYLNYRPVSIETLIGKKGKSQGNMRDADVDKVVEYASEDADITLQLAQKLNPDLKERGLEKLFYEVETPLIPVLTAMEYEGVRIDKDSLAELSTALEKDIVQIEKKVYELAGVKFNLASPKQLGEVLFVKMELDPKAKKTKTGQFATGEEVLSKLAPKHEIAQAILDYRELVKLKNTYVDTLPTLINSKTGRIHTTYNQVVAATGRLSSINPNLQNIPIRTERGREIRKAFVPRDDDHVILAADYSQIELRIMAAFSQDESMIEAFREGRDIHSTTAAKIFQVELDDVTSDMRRKAKTANFGIIYGISAFGLSQRLNIPRGEAKEIIDAYFKEFPAVSQYMNDCIEKARKNEYVETILGRRRYLRDINSRNATMRGYSERNAINAPIQGSAADMIKVAMIHVHKWMQEQQLKSKMILQVHDELVFDAHKDEVDLLKKEIPSIMTKALEIEVPMQVEVGVGKDWLEAH; this is translated from the coding sequence ATGCCCAGTTCCGACAAGAAAAAACTCTTTCTTTTAGACGCCATGGCCCTGATTTATCGGGCCCATTTTGCTTTTAGTAAAAACCCAAGGATCAATTCCAAAGGGTTGAACACCGGAATTATGTTAGGGTTTACCAATACCCTTTTGGAGGTGATCGAGAAGCAATCCCCCAGTCATATTGCGGTGGCCTTCGATACGGCGGCACCGACATTTCGCCATGAGCAGTTTGAGGCTTATAAGGCCAATCGGCAAGAGCAGCCAGAAGACATCACCGTAGGCATTCCTTGGGTAAAGCAGATTGTGGAGGGTTTTAACATCCCTATTTTGGAGCTGGATGGCTATGAGGCCGATGACATTATCGGGACGATAGCCAAGAAGGCCGAATACAAGGATTTTGAGGTTTACATGATGACGCCTGACAAGGATTATGGACAGCTTGTGGAAGAGCACATCTTTCTGTACAAGCCCGCCTTTATGGGCAATGCGGTGGATGTAATGGGGCCAAAGGAAGTCTGTGCAAAATGGGAAATTGAAGATCCAGACCAGGTGCGGGATATCCTTGGCCTGATGGGAGATGCTGTGGATAACATTCCGGGCATCCCGGGAATAGGCGAAAAAACGGCCAAGAAGCTGTTAAAAGCCTATGGTACCATCGAGGGCCTATTGGAGCATGTCGGTGACCTGAAGGGCAAGCAAAAGGAAAATGTGGAAAACTTTGGTCAGCAAGGCCTGCTATCAAAGGAACTGGCCACCATCAAACAGGACGTCCCCATCGAGTTTGATCCCAAGGCCTTGGAATATGATGGGCCAGATGAAGAAAAGCTGAAGGCCCTTTTTGCAGAAATGGAATTTCGGACCTTGACCCAACGTGTGTTTGGGGAGAAGATGAAAAAACCGGCTGTAAAAGTCAATGAGCAATTGGGGCTGTTTACTGGACCAGAGGATCAAGCGCAGGAGGAAGAGGAAATAGAAGAAATCAACCCCATACCGCAACCGGAGCAGTTGGCTTCGGTGGCTTCAATGGTACATGCCTATCACAAGGTGGATGGACTGGAGGCCATTGAGGAGTTGGTAGAATATTTGAAGTTACAGGAGGAACTTTGTTTTGATACCGAAACCACGGATCTGGATCCCAATAAAGCAGAATTGGTGGGCTTGTCCTTTGCCTACGTGGCGGGTGAGGCTTTTTATATTCCCGTTCCCGCGGACCAAGAAGAAACCAAAAAGCTTCTGGAGCCACTAAGAGGCGTTTTTGAAAATGAGGCGGTCACAAAAATCGGCCAAAACTTAAAATATGATGCGCTGGTGCTTAAGAACTATGATATTGGGCTGAAGGGCAAACTCTACGATACCATGCTGGCGCATTACCTGATCGAACCGGAAGGGAAGCACAATATGGATTGGCTGGCGGAGCATTATTTGAATTACCGGCCCGTATCCATCGAAACGCTTATTGGCAAGAAAGGAAAATCGCAAGGAAATATGCGGGATGCCGATGTGGATAAAGTGGTAGAATACGCTTCTGAGGATGCCGACATTACCTTGCAGCTGGCACAAAAACTGAATCCAGACCTAAAGGAGCGCGGATTGGAGAAGCTTTTTTATGAAGTGGAAACACCACTCATCCCCGTGCTGACGGCCATGGAATATGAGGGTGTAAGAATTGACAAGGACAGTTTGGCCGAGTTATCCACAGCTTTGGAGAAAGACATTGTCCAGATTGAGAAGAAAGTGTATGAGTTGGCAGGTGTCAAGTTTAACCTGGCTTCTCCGAAGCAACTGGGTGAAGTACTTTTCGTGAAGATGGAGCTCGACCCGAAGGCCAAGAAAACCAAAACGGGCCAATTTGCCACAGGTGAGGAGGTGCTTTCCAAGCTGGCGCCAAAGCATGAGATTGCCCAAGCCATCCTGGATTACCGGGAATTGGTGAAGTTGAAAAATACCTATGTGGATACTTTGCCCACTTTGATCAATTCTAAAACTGGACGCATACATACGACTTATAATCAGGTAGTTGCAGCTACAGGGAGGCTTTCCTCTATCAACCCAAATTTACAGAATATTCCCATTCGAACAGAACGCGGCAGGGAGATCCGAAAGGCCTTTGTGCCTAGGGATGACGATCACGTAATCTTGGCGGCAGATTACAGTCAGATCGAACTGCGCATCATGGCGGCTTTTTCGCAGGATGAATCCATGATCGAGGCATTTAGGGAAGGACGAGATATCCACAGCACCACAGCTGCCAAGATCTTCCAGGTGGAATTGGACGACGTGACCAGCGATATGCGCCGAAAGGCCAAAACGGCCAATTTTGGCATTATCTATGGGATTTCTGCCTTCGGATTGTCACAGCGGCTCAATATTCCGCGAGGTGAAGCTAAGGAAATTATCGATGCTTATTTCAAGGAATTCCCTGCCGTGAGCCAGTACATGAACGACTGCATCGAAAAGGCCCGCAAAAACGAATATGTCGAGACCATCCTTGGTCGCCGCCGCTACCTCCGGGACATCAACAGCCGTAATGCCACCATGCGCGGCTATTCCGAGCGAAACGCCATCAATGCTCCTATCCAGGGAAGCGCTGCAGACATGATCAAAGTGGCCATGATCCATGTGCATAAGTGGATGCAGGAACAACAGCTGAAATCCAAAATGATCCTTCAGGTACACGATGAACTGGTTTTTGATGCGCATAAGGATGAGGTGGATTTGTTGAAAAAGGAAATTCCGTCCATCATGACCAAGGCCTTAGAGATCGAAGTCCCCATGCAGGTGGAAGTCGGTGTCGGCAAGGATTGGTTGGAAGCGCATTAG
- a CDS encoding secondary thiamine-phosphate synthase enzyme YjbQ: protein MKFFQKQTTLRPYARGFHLITGEVESSIPEIREIQTGTLQVFIQHTSAGLTINENADPTVRKDFETFINDMIPESYPRFIHTYEGPDDMPAHIKSSLFGCSVSIPISGGKLALGTWQGIYLGEFRDHGGSRKLVITAMGK, encoded by the coding sequence ATGAAATTCTTTCAGAAACAAACGACGTTAAGGCCTTATGCTAGAGGGTTCCATTTGATCACCGGGGAGGTGGAGTCTTCAATCCCGGAAATCAGGGAAATTCAAACGGGTACTTTGCAGGTGTTTATCCAGCATACCTCTGCCGGTCTCACCATCAATGAAAATGCCGACCCAACCGTCCGAAAAGACTTCGAAACGTTCATTAATGACATGATTCCTGAAAGTTATCCACGGTTTATCCACACTTATGAAGGGCCAGATGATATGCCCGCCCATATCAAAAGCAGCTTGTTTGGCTGCTCCGTTTCTATTCCTATTTCTGGAGGAAAACTGGCCCTAGGGACTTGGCAGGGCATTTATCTTGGTGAATTTCGAGACCATGGTGGCTCAAGGAAGTTGGTGATCACTGCCATGGGAAAATAA
- a CDS encoding very short patch repair endonuclease — MKKPYPVQKISVPRFNEENGFYTTKQRSFMMSRIKGKNTKPERLLKKALWHTGLHHRSNKKKFPGKPDITFIKYKLVIFIDGSFWHGHNWPERKHAIKSNRDFWIPKIERNMQRDQEINAHYRQKGWTVLRFWDFEVKKELGVCVRRVIDHVAGFN; from the coding sequence ATGAAAAAGCCCTACCCCGTGCAAAAGATCAGCGTACCTCGCTTCAATGAGGAAAACGGCTTCTACACGACGAAGCAGCGGTCTTTTATGATGTCTCGGATCAAGGGAAAAAACACCAAACCGGAAAGGCTCCTCAAAAAAGCCCTCTGGCACACCGGTCTCCATCACCGCTCAAACAAGAAAAAATTCCCCGGTAAACCGGACATTACATTTATCAAGTACAAACTGGTCATCTTTATCGACGGCTCTTTCTGGCACGGTCACAACTGGCCCGAACGCAAACATGCCATCAAATCCAACCGCGACTTCTGGATCCCCAAAATTGAGCGCAACATGCAGCGCGACCAAGAAATCAATGCCCATTACCGACAAAAAGGCTGGACAGTCCTAAGGTTTTGGGATTTTGAGGTAAAGAAGGAATTGGGGGTTTGTGTGAGGAGGGTAATTGATCATGTAGCTGGTTTTAATTAG
- a CDS encoding HAD family hydrolase, protein MENFAVIFDMDGVICHTNPFHSQAFDRFFEKRGMKASKEEYADHMYGKPNSYIFSYFLKREVTPEELVELENEKEGLFREIYSSQVTPVPGYMAFLASLKEQGFRTGVGTSAPRANMDLIIDTLGIRANMESLMASEDVTTHKPEPEVYLKSADNLSTKPANCVVFEDSYSGVSAGINAGMKVVGVLTSHTKEELPPCDIYIKDYNEITVEKVQELLQ, encoded by the coding sequence ATGGAAAATTTTGCAGTGATATTTGATATGGACGGGGTGATCTGTCATACCAATCCGTTCCATTCCCAAGCCTTTGATCGGTTTTTTGAAAAGCGCGGCATGAAGGCCAGCAAGGAGGAATATGCCGACCATATGTACGGGAAACCCAATAGCTATATTTTCAGCTATTTTCTGAAACGAGAGGTGACGCCGGAAGAGCTGGTCGAACTGGAGAATGAGAAGGAGGGGCTTTTCCGCGAAATCTACAGTTCACAGGTAACCCCCGTGCCGGGCTATATGGCGTTCTTGGCGAGCCTGAAGGAACAAGGCTTCCGAACGGGCGTGGGCACTTCCGCTCCCCGTGCCAATATGGACTTGATCATCGATACCCTTGGCATACGCGCCAACATGGAATCCCTCATGGCCAGCGAAGATGTCACCACCCACAAGCCAGAGCCGGAAGTCTATCTCAAATCAGCCGATAACTTATCCACAAAACCAGCCAATTGCGTGGTTTTCGAGGATTCCTACTCTGGCGTTTCCGCGGGGATCAATGCGGGAATGAAGGTAGTCGGCGTGCTTACTTCCCACACTAAGGAGGAACTACCGCCATGCGATATTTACATCAAAGACTACAACGAAATTACCGTAGAAAAAGTACAGGAACTGCTGCAATAA
- the radA gene encoding DNA repair protein RadA: MPKIKTAYFCQNCGAQSPKWVGKCPACGEWNTFVEEVIHKEENARGSWKQGSEKKKRSNSPRKLQDINYEEHPRLVTKDAELDRVLGGGIVTGSLTLIGGEPGIGKSTLMLQIALILNQTSVLYVSGEESESQIKMRADRMQYHSENCFVLSETNTQVIFQQIETLKPEVLVIDSIQTLHSKHVESAAGSVSQVRECTAELMKFAKETGTPVFLIGHITKDGSIAGPKILEHMVDTVLQFEGDRHLSYRILRTSKNRFGSTNELGIYEMRAEGLRGVANPSEILLSQREEVLNGVAIGAMLEGNRPLLIEIQSLISPATYGTPQRSSTGHDAKRLNMLLAVLEKRGGMRLGQQDVFLNVAGGMRVDDPGLDLAVCAALLSSYEDTPVSPDLCFAGEVGLGGEIRAVNRIENRIAEADKLGFKKIIVSKYAVKGVDLSTFGIQVIPVSKLEEMYQRLFN, translated from the coding sequence ATGCCAAAAATAAAGACCGCTTACTTCTGCCAAAACTGTGGTGCCCAAAGTCCCAAGTGGGTCGGCAAATGTCCGGCCTGTGGGGAGTGGAATACTTTTGTAGAAGAGGTTATCCACAAGGAAGAAAATGCCCGCGGAAGCTGGAAACAGGGTTCTGAAAAAAAGAAACGGAGTAATTCGCCCAGAAAATTACAGGATATCAATTATGAGGAGCACCCTCGTTTGGTTACCAAAGATGCAGAATTGGACCGTGTTTTGGGAGGTGGGATCGTCACGGGTTCACTGACCCTTATTGGTGGCGAGCCGGGCATTGGCAAGTCCACCTTGATGCTCCAGATAGCCCTGATCCTGAACCAAACCAGTGTGCTGTATGTCTCTGGCGAGGAAAGTGAGAGCCAGATCAAGATGCGTGCTGATCGGATGCAATATCACAGTGAAAACTGTTTTGTGCTTTCTGAAACCAACACACAGGTGATCTTTCAGCAGATAGAGACGCTGAAGCCAGAAGTATTGGTGATCGATTCCATCCAGACCTTGCACAGCAAGCATGTGGAATCTGCCGCTGGATCGGTCTCCCAAGTACGAGAGTGTACGGCGGAGCTGATGAAATTTGCCAAGGAAACAGGCACTCCGGTTTTTTTAATTGGCCATATCACCAAAGACGGCTCCATCGCCGGGCCAAAGATCTTGGAACACATGGTGGATACCGTGTTGCAGTTTGAAGGTGATCGGCATCTCTCCTATCGGATTTTGCGTACTTCCAAAAACCGTTTTGGCTCTACCAATGAGCTCGGCATCTATGAAATGCGCGCAGAAGGCCTCCGAGGTGTGGCCAATCCCTCCGAGATTCTGCTCAGCCAACGGGAGGAAGTGCTCAATGGCGTGGCCATCGGTGCCATGCTGGAAGGAAATCGCCCGCTGTTGATAGAAATCCAATCGCTGATCAGTCCAGCCACCTATGGCACTCCACAGCGAAGCAGCACTGGCCATGATGCCAAGCGGTTAAATATGCTTTTGGCTGTTTTGGAGAAGCGCGGGGGAATGCGCTTGGGACAGCAGGATGTATTCTTGAATGTGGCCGGCGGTATGCGTGTGGACGATCCAGGCTTGGATTTGGCCGTGTGTGCGGCATTACTTTCTTCGTACGAAGACACACCGGTATCGCCAGACTTGTGCTTTGCAGGTGAAGTGGGATTGGGCGGTGAAATCCGCGCCGTAAACCGCATCGAAAACCGCATTGCCGAAGCAGATAAACTCGGTTTCAAGAAGATCATTGTCTCCAAATATGCTGTCAAGGGAGTGGACTTATCCACATTTGGAATCCAAGTCATCCCCGTTTCCAAACTGGAGGAGATGTACCAGCGATTGTTCAACTGA
- a CDS encoding MvaI/BcnI family restriction endonuclease encodes MNLETLLDIFDNNGCSRVYVKNLSPNDNSKNQVYLAGSFDILNVFPINEIIADSSGKWKKDRFKASVSFSWIQEDSSIYPAPNAQLILYPKYPEVRFSGFLARCHNPPSSLMTQRLEGRLLFLAANKLGKIFGHVSDPNCTITKEFNNLSELSQHGVFKVIDVPSSQNSKLLLLKELTRIHDLGWITSKRLSTEGLVIPCKSSNCGGYTLEAELGITPNGYSEPDYLGWELKQFGVQNFQKIYRSVITLMTPEPNGGIYKEEGVEAFIRKFGYPDLRGRKDRINFGGIHKVGIRHPRTKLRMELIGFDNSINKIKQTDGRIALIDDYGTEAASWSFTSLIKHWNRKHNQACFIPSISLTVPERKYHFGSNIILGEGTDFIFVLNELFKGNIYYDPGIKLENASTKPKSKRRSQFRTKSSSLINLYQNHELIQL; translated from the coding sequence ATGAATCTTGAAACCCTATTAGATATTTTTGACAATAATGGCTGTAGTAGAGTATATGTCAAAAATCTTTCTCCGAACGACAACTCTAAAAATCAAGTGTATCTCGCAGGAAGTTTTGATATACTTAATGTTTTCCCAATCAATGAAATTATCGCAGATTCATCAGGTAAATGGAAAAAAGATAGATTCAAAGCTAGTGTCTCATTTTCATGGATTCAGGAGGATAGTTCTATTTATCCAGCACCAAATGCACAGTTGATTTTATATCCAAAATATCCTGAAGTTAGGTTTTCAGGATTTTTAGCAAGATGCCACAATCCACCTTCTTCATTAATGACTCAAAGGCTTGAAGGAAGATTACTTTTTTTAGCTGCAAATAAGCTTGGAAAAATTTTCGGCCATGTTTCTGATCCAAACTGTACTATTACAAAAGAATTTAATAACCTTAGTGAATTATCACAACATGGAGTATTTAAAGTAATAGATGTACCATCTAGCCAAAATTCGAAACTTTTATTACTTAAAGAACTCACAAGAATCCATGATTTAGGATGGATAACATCAAAAAGGTTAAGTACGGAAGGTTTAGTTATTCCTTGTAAATCTTCCAACTGTGGAGGATATACTTTAGAAGCTGAACTAGGCATTACTCCAAATGGATATTCAGAACCTGACTATTTAGGTTGGGAATTAAAACAATTTGGGGTACAAAATTTTCAAAAAATATACCGCTCAGTGATTACTTTGATGACTCCTGAACCCAATGGGGGAATATATAAAGAAGAAGGTGTTGAAGCGTTTATTAGAAAGTTTGGCTATCCAGACTTAAGAGGGAGAAAAGACAGGATTAATTTTGGAGGAATCCATAAAGTAGGGATCAGACATCCTAGAACTAAACTCAGGATGGAACTTATCGGATTCGATAATTCAATTAATAAAATTAAACAAACTGATGGGAGAATAGCTTTGATTGATGATTACGGTACTGAAGCTGCAAGCTGGTCCTTTACTTCCTTAATTAAGCATTGGAATCGAAAACACAATCAAGCTTGTTTTATCCCATCCATTTCATTAACAGTACCAGAGCGAAAATACCATTTTGGCAGCAATATTATCTTGGGAGAGGGGACGGATTTTATATTTGTTTTAAACGAGCTATTTAAGGGAAATATTTACTATGATCCTGGTATAAAATTAGAGAATGCATCAACAAAGCCTAAATCAAAAAGAAGGAGTCAATTTAGAACAAAATCCAGCAGTCTTATAAATTTATATCAAAATCATGAACTTATTCAACTATAA
- a CDS encoding GIY-YIG nuclease family protein, whose protein sequence is MFTVYAISSENRNYIYVGMTSNLPKRINRHNAGYERTTKPYRPFKLIYTKEFDTRLQAREHEKYLKSRNGKRYLRDSFH, encoded by the coding sequence ATGTTTACTGTTTATGCCATTTCCAGTGAAAACCGCAATTACATCTACGTCGGAATGACGTCAAACCTCCCAAAACGAATCAATCGACACAATGCAGGGTATGAACGAACCACTAAACCCTATAGGCCGTTCAAGTTGATATATACCAAAGAGTTTGATACACGGTTGCAGGCAAGGGAGCATGAGAAATACCTCAAATCCCGAAATGGCAAGCGGTATTTGAGAGACAGCTTCCATTAG
- the dcm gene encoding DNA (cytosine-5-)-methyltransferase encodes MPNYSDIRKKLKVNVSKPEQTELAHLTHFLQTIDNGAKRYFEKEAQNYVLSLQGSESIVEEPWYQGYLPLKWDVPFPPPENPTFKFIDLFAGIGGFRLAFQNLGGKCVFSSEWNHFAQQTYEANFGEVPFGDITKIDEKEIPSHDILVAGFPCQPFSIAGVSKKNALGKKHGFLDETQGTLFFDVARILKLKRPKSFLLENVKNLVSHDKGNTFKVILGTLKELGYNVHFKVLDGKYYVPQHRERIVIVGFDKDVYNGEESFEFPKMPENPPLVVEDILERNVSEKYTLSEKLWNYLQTYAKKHKAKGNGFGFGLVEMDSITRTLSARYYKDGSEILIPQEGKNPRRLIPKECARLQGYPDDFQIPVSDTQAYKQFGNSVVTSLMQDVGKQILKVIQTK; translated from the coding sequence ATGCCAAATTACTCAGATATTAGGAAAAAGCTTAAAGTTAATGTAAGCAAACCAGAACAAACCGAGTTAGCTCACCTTACACACTTTTTACAAACTATAGATAACGGAGCTAAAAGATATTTTGAAAAAGAAGCACAAAACTATGTATTATCACTTCAGGGAAGTGAAAGTATAGTTGAAGAGCCATGGTATCAAGGATACTTACCTCTTAAATGGGATGTTCCATTTCCCCCTCCTGAAAATCCTACATTTAAATTTATTGACTTATTTGCAGGTATTGGTGGATTTCGACTAGCATTCCAAAACCTGGGGGGCAAATGTGTTTTTTCCAGTGAGTGGAATCATTTTGCTCAACAAACTTATGAAGCTAATTTTGGTGAAGTTCCGTTTGGAGATATTACCAAAATAGATGAAAAAGAAATACCTAGTCACGATATTTTAGTTGCAGGATTCCCTTGCCAACCATTTTCCATTGCAGGAGTATCAAAAAAAAATGCATTAGGTAAAAAACATGGTTTTTTAGACGAAACACAAGGGACATTATTTTTTGATGTCGCAAGAATTCTAAAGTTGAAAAGACCCAAATCATTCCTACTTGAAAATGTAAAAAACTTGGTTTCCCATGATAAGGGAAATACGTTCAAAGTAATCTTGGGAACTCTAAAGGAACTTGGTTACAATGTTCATTTCAAAGTTTTGGATGGAAAATACTATGTCCCGCAACACAGAGAGAGAATTGTTATAGTTGGGTTCGATAAAGATGTCTATAATGGAGAAGAGTCTTTTGAATTTCCTAAAATGCCCGAAAATCCACCTTTAGTTGTTGAAGATATTCTAGAAAGAAATGTTTCAGAAAAATATACATTATCTGAAAAGCTTTGGAATTATCTACAAACCTATGCCAAAAAGCATAAAGCTAAGGGAAACGGTTTTGGATTTGGATTAGTTGAGATGGATAGCATTACGAGAACACTCAGTGCTAGATATTATAAAGACGGGTCTGAAATATTGATACCACAGGAAGGAAAAAACCCACGTCGATTAATCCCAAAAGAATGTGCAAGACTACAAGGATATCCGGATGATTTCCAAATACCTGTTTCTGACACACAAGCTTATAAGCAATTTGGAAATTCAGTAGTGACCTCTTTAATGCAAGACGTGGGAAAACAAATTTTAAAAGTTATTCAAACTAAATGA
- a CDS encoding aminotransferase class I/II-fold pyridoxal phosphate-dependent enzyme: MYWKKLSHEEVKKAVFEALNKNHNYRGENPALGVPGTYLDTTEFYHDAPFLKDAPFMSVMVQNPNHIGIHTLSEESVLDLFQGTQKIERDLINLVAEEVFAGEKGQQDGYVATGGTEANIQAMWVYRNFFQAEFGAKTKEIAVVYSSDSHYSMPKGANLLNLHTITLEVDEETRQITQESLESNITKAKENGIKYFIVIANLSTTMFGSVDDVDRLGDYFTTANVTFRIHVDAAYGGFIYPFTDEESAYTFKNPYITSFTSDGHKMLQTPYGTGLFLIRKGYIHHVCTEEAQYIPGKDYTLCGSRSGANAVSMWMILKIHGSEGWKYKMASLCDRTERICTRLDRMGVKYFRNPHLNIITIKSEFVSPRIAKKYNLVADSYEHTPKWYKIVVMHHVRQGALDSFLMDLEGELVSKS; the protein is encoded by the coding sequence ATGTATTGGAAAAAATTATCACACGAAGAAGTAAAGAAAGCCGTATTTGAGGCATTAAATAAAAATCATAATTACAGAGGAGAAAATCCGGCACTTGGTGTACCGGGTACGTATTTGGACACGACAGAATTCTATCATGATGCGCCATTTCTGAAAGATGCACCTTTCATGTCGGTCATGGTCCAAAACCCCAACCATATCGGAATCCACACGTTGAGTGAGGAATCCGTCCTTGACCTCTTTCAGGGCACCCAAAAAATCGAACGAGACCTGATCAACTTGGTGGCCGAGGAGGTCTTTGCCGGAGAAAAAGGCCAGCAGGACGGCTATGTGGCCACAGGAGGTACCGAAGCCAATATACAGGCCATGTGGGTGTACCGGAATTTCTTCCAAGCCGAATTTGGTGCCAAGACCAAAGAAATCGCTGTGGTCTATTCCAGTGATTCCCACTATTCCATGCCCAAAGGCGCCAATCTGCTCAACCTCCACACCATCACCCTGGAAGTGGATGAGGAAACCCGCCAGATTACGCAGGAATCCTTGGAAAGCAACATCACCAAGGCAAAGGAAAATGGCATCAAGTACTTTATAGTCATCGCCAACCTCTCCACGACCATGTTTGGCTCGGTGGACGATGTGGACCGCTTGGGAGATTACTTCACCACGGCCAATGTCACCTTTAGAATCCACGTGGATGCAGCCTACGGTGGCTTTATCTATCCCTTTACTGATGAGGAAAGTGCCTATACCTTTAAGAATCCCTATATCACTTCCTTTACAAGTGATGGCCACAAAATGCTCCAAACACCTTATGGCACAGGGCTTTTTTTGATCAGAAAGGGCTATATCCACCATGTATGTACCGAAGAAGCCCAGTACATTCCCGGGAAGGACTATACGCTGTGCGGATCCAGGTCAGGAGCCAATGCCGTGTCCATGTGGATGATCCTAAAAATCCACGGTTCTGAAGGCTGGAAATACAAAATGGCCTCCCTCTGTGACCGTACCGAAAGGATCTGCACCCGACTGGACCGGATGGGCGTAAAATACTTCCGAAACCCGCACTTGAACATCATTACCATCAAGTCGGAATTCGTCTCACCAAGAATTGCCAAGAAGTATAATCTCGTGGCAGACAGCTATGAGCACACGCCAAAATGGTACAAAATCGTAGTCATGCACCACGTAAGACAAGGAGCCCTGGACAGCTTCCTGATGGATCTGGAAGGGGAATTGGTCAGTAAGAGCTAA